The genomic window GGCCATGTCGAAATGACCGTTGGCCGCGCCTCATTGTCTCGGGACGGGTAAGCCGCTCCGCCGGGTTCGCGGCTTTCGAGGTATCGATCCCCGATAGCGGCCTGCCGGGCTCAACGCCAACAACGAGATCAGGAGTTTTCCATGCAATATGCTCTCATCATTCGCGAAGCCGCCGAGGATTTCGCCCGGCGCAACGATCCCGCCTATCGCGACGGCTGGGTCGCCTACAGCAAGGCGCTCGCCCAGGCAGGAATTATGACCGGCGGCGCCGGGCTGACGGCGCCGGAGACCGGCACGATCATACGCCGCAAAGGTGAGAACCACGATGTTCAAGACGGTCCCTATCCGGAAGGCAAGGAACAGCTCGGCGGGTTCTATCTGATCGAGGTTCCCGACATCGACACCGCGATGGAATGGGCCACGCGCGTTCCGATCTCCGACAAGGGTT from Rhizobium sp. Pop5 includes these protein-coding regions:
- a CDS encoding YciI family protein, which codes for MQYALIIREAAEDFARRNDPAYRDGWVAYSKALAQAGIMTGGAGLTAPETGTIIRRKGENHDVQDGPYPEGKEQLGGFYLIEVPDIDTAMEWATRVPISDKGSVELRPRLQM